The following coding sequences are from one Apodemus sylvaticus chromosome X, mApoSyl1.1, whole genome shotgun sequence window:
- the LOC127674490 gene encoding profilin-2-like has protein sequence MQCIEDVSQDIWQDCVKLFLQSEMCSDAAVITNCPPWLLASSTDGNFIQMTQEEVQTLLARDGREKLFLQGVTLAGIKCLLIRDNLFTHGNNSMDLRTKGQSRGSQAVTVVQMESVYLVVMGKKGTEGGPLNLKAFEIAGYMREAILQKMAHC, from the coding sequence ATGCAGTGCATAGAGGATGTCAGCCAAGACATCTGGCAAGACTGTGTCAAATTGTTCCTACAATCTGAGATGTGCAGTGATGCAGCGGTTATCACCAACTGTCCACCCTGGTTATTAGCTTCTTCTACTGATGGAAACTTTATTCAGATGACCCAGGAAGAAGTTCAGACCTTACTGGCAAGAGACGGTAGAGAAAAACTGTTTCTCCAGGGAGTCACCCTTGCTGGAATCAAATGCCTGTTGATCCGAGACAACTTGTTCACCCACGGCAACAACAGTATGGACCTCCGTACCAAAGGCCAAAGTCGAGGTAGCCAGGCAGTGACTGTAGTTCAGATGGAGTCTGTGTATCTTGTGGTGATGGGAAAGAAGGGGACAGAAGGAGGACCTCTCAACCTCAAAGCTTTTGAGATAGCAGGCTACATGAGAGAGGCCATTCTTCAAAAAATGGCCCATtgttaa